CGGCTCAGGGGGCGGAACCTCCTCCTACGAGGAGGTGGAGCACACCGACCTGATCGTGATGTGGGGCTCCAACGCCCGCTTCGCGCACCCGATCTTCTTCCAGCACGTGCTGAAGGGCATCCGCAACGGGGCGCGCATGCACGCAGTCGACCCGCGGCGGACCTCGACCGCGGAATGGGCGGAGAGCTGGCTGGGCCTCGACGTCGGCACCGACATCCCGCTCGCCCACGCCATCGGCCGCGAGATCATCCACGCGGGACTCGTCAACCGGGCCTTCGTGGACCGTGCGACCACCGGGTACGAGGAGTACGCCGCCCTCGTCGAGCCCTGGACCCTGACCGCCGCCGCGAAGGTCACCGGGGTGCCGGCCGAAGCGATCCGGGACCTCGCCCACGCCTACGCCACGGCCGAACGCGCCCAGCTCTGCTGGACCCTGGGCATCACCGAACACCACAACGGAACCGACAACGTCCGCGCGCTGATCAACCTCTGCCTGCTCACCGGGCACGTCGGACGTTACGGCGCGGGGGTCCAGCCCCTGCGCGGCCAGAACAACGTGCAGGGCGGCGGGGACATGGGCGCCATCCCCAACAAGCTGCCCGGCTTCCAGGACATCCTCGACCCGCCCGTCAGGCAGAAGTTCGAGCGGTCCTGGGACACCGTCATCCAGCCGCGGTACGGCAAGACGCTGACCCAGATGTTCGAGGCCATGGAGACCGGCGAACTGCGCGCGGTGTACTGCATCGGGGAGAACCCGGCACAGTCGGAGGCCGACAGCGACCAGGCGGTGCGCCGGCTGGAGGCACTCGACCATCTGGTGGTGCAGGACATCTTCCTGACCAGGACCGCGCAGCTGGCCGACGTCGTCCTTCCCGCCACCGCCTCCTGGGCGGAGACCGACGGGACCACGACGAACAGTGAGCGCCGGGTGCAGCGGGTCCGCGCCGCGCTCACCCCGCCGGGCGAGGCCCGCGAGGACATCGACATCATCTGCGCGATGGCCGGACTGCTGGGCCAAGACTGGAAGTTCGACGACGCCGAGACCGTCTGGAACGAGCTGCGCTCCCTGTCGCCCGACCACTTCGGGATGACGTACGAACGGCTGGCGGAGCACCAGGGGCTGCAATGGCCCTGCCCCGACACGGAGAAGCTGCCGTCCGGCTTCCTGCACGCCCGGCTCTGGGAGACCGATCCCGTGCGGCGCGGCCCCGCGGCGCCCTTCGGCCTGGTGCGGCACGACCCGCCGGTCGACCTCACCGACGATTCCTATCCCCTACGGCTCACCACGGGGCGACGACTGGATTCGTACAACACCGGTGTACAGAGCGGGAGTTACGCGTCCCCTCTGCGCCGGGGCGAGTACATCCAGCTCTGCCCGGAGGACGCGGAGTCCTACGGCGTCGTCGTGGGCGAGGAGGTGCGGGTCTCCTCGCGGCGGGGCAGTGTCACCGCTCCCGTGTGGATCGACTCCGGGCTGCGGCCGGGGCTCGCCTTCATGACGATGCACTTCCCGGACGAGGTCGACACCAACCAGCTGACCATCGAGGCGAACTGCCCGATCGCCGGTACCGCCGAGTTCAAGGCCTCCGCCGTACGGATAGAGAAGCTGGTGCCCGCATGGACCTGAGATACACGGACGCCGTCCCCACCGACGCCGAGCGGGAAGCCGTGGACGCCCTGCTGGGACCCCCGCCGTCCGGCTGGGAGGGCGCCGCCGAGCGCACGGACAAGGACCTGCGCTGGGCGAGGGGCGGTGCGGCCGCGGCCAAGGACCGCCGCGACCAGCTGCTGCCGGCACTGCACGCGGTGAACGACCGTGTGGGCTGGATCAGCGAGGGCGCGCTGAACCACATCTGCCGCAGGCTGACGGTCGCCCCCGCCGAGGCGTACGGCGTCGCGACCTTCTACTCCCTGCTCTCGGTGCGGCCCCGCCCGGCGAAGGTGCTCCACGTCTGCACGGACCTGGCCTGCGCGGCCCGGGGCTCGGCTGCTGTGTGCGCGGACCTCACCGAGCGCCTGGGGGCTCCTGGCACCCCGGCCGAGGGCGCGGTCTGGCAGGAGAGCCCCTGTCTGGGCCTGTGCGAGCGGGCCCCGGCGGCACTGCTGCTCCAGGCGGGGACGGATCCGGCGGATACAGCCCCTCTGCCCCCTCCAGCGCCCGCCGCAGGCCCGGTCCGCTGCTCCGCCGTGGTCGCCCCCGCCACCGCACCTGGGCTGGTCACCGCGGTCCGCGCACCCCTGGAGGCCCCCGTGGAGCCCCCGGCCGCCGCTGCCGTCCCCCAGGCCGGCGATCCAGCCCTCGTGCTCCTCAGGCGGATCGGCACGGTGGACCCCGCCTCGCTGGACGACTACCGCTCGACCGGCGGCTACACCGCGCTGCGCCACGCGTTCAAGCTCGGCCCCGCCGGGGTGATCCGCGAGGTGCTGGACGCCGGGCTCGTCGGCCGCGGCGGCGCGGCCTTCCCGACCGGACGCAAGTGGCAGGCCACCGCGCAGCAGGCCGACGGCCCGCACTACCTGGTGTGCAACGCGGACGAGAGCGAGCCCGGCACCTTCAAGGACCGGGTGCTGATGGAGGGTGATCCGTACGCCCTGGTCGAGGCGATGACGATCGCCGGCTACGCGGTAGGAGCCCGCCAGGGCTACATCTACCTGCGGGGCGAGTACCCCCGGGCGTACGAACGCCTCGACCACGCGTTGCGCGGTGCCCGCACCCGTGGGCTGCTCGGCCCGGA
The DNA window shown above is from Streptomyces sp. Alt3 and carries:
- a CDS encoding NAD(P)H-dependent oxidoreductase subunit E, which translates into the protein MDLRYTDAVPTDAEREAVDALLGPPPSGWEGAAERTDKDLRWARGGAAAAKDRRDQLLPALHAVNDRVGWISEGALNHICRRLTVAPAEAYGVATFYSLLSVRPRPAKVLHVCTDLACAARGSAAVCADLTERLGAPGTPAEGAVWQESPCLGLCERAPAALLLQAGTDPADTAPLPPPAPAAGPVRCSAVVAPATAPGLVTAVRAPLEAPVEPPAAAAVPQAGDPALVLLRRIGTVDPASLDDYRSTGGYTALRHAFKLGPAGVIREVLDAGLVGRGGAAFPTGRKWQATAQQADGPHYLVCNADESEPGTFKDRVLMEGDPYALVEAMTIAGYAVGARQGYIYLRGEYPRAYERLDHALRGARTRGLLGPDVLGQGYAFDIEIRRGAGAYICGEETAIFNSIEGQRGEPRSKPPFPVEKGLFGKPTAVNNVETLVNVLPILERGAVAYAATGTETSTGTKLFCVSGQVDRPGVYELPFGASLRELLDLAGPPERLRAVLLGGAAGGFVRPDELDVPLTFEGTRAAGTTLGSGVVLVLDDSVELPRILLRIAEFFRDESCGQCVPCRVGTVRQEEALHRIVDRTGAAAAQDIALMREVGQAMRDASICGLGQTAWNAVESAIDRLGVYR
- a CDS encoding molybdopterin oxidoreductase family protein codes for the protein MNSERTGGGNRRGRQPKTYERLTHPLVRGEDGVLRRASWDEALARAAAGFRRTRETHGPDAFAMLSCARATNEMNYVAQKFTRVVMGTNNVDSCNRTCHAPSVAGLSAAFGSGGGTSSYEEVEHTDLIVMWGSNARFAHPIFFQHVLKGIRNGARMHAVDPRRTSTAEWAESWLGLDVGTDIPLAHAIGREIIHAGLVNRAFVDRATTGYEEYAALVEPWTLTAAAKVTGVPAEAIRDLAHAYATAERAQLCWTLGITEHHNGTDNVRALINLCLLTGHVGRYGAGVQPLRGQNNVQGGGDMGAIPNKLPGFQDILDPPVRQKFERSWDTVIQPRYGKTLTQMFEAMETGELRAVYCIGENPAQSEADSDQAVRRLEALDHLVVQDIFLTRTAQLADVVLPATASWAETDGTTTNSERRVQRVRAALTPPGEAREDIDIICAMAGLLGQDWKFDDAETVWNELRSLSPDHFGMTYERLAEHQGLQWPCPDTEKLPSGFLHARLWETDPVRRGPAAPFGLVRHDPPVDLTDDSYPLRLTTGRRLDSYNTGVQSGSYASPLRRGEYIQLCPEDAESYGVVVGEEVRVSSRRGSVTAPVWIDSGLRPGLAFMTMHFPDEVDTNQLTIEANCPIAGTAEFKASAVRIEKLVPAWT